In a genomic window of Branchiostoma lanceolatum isolate klBraLanc5 chromosome 12, klBraLanc5.hap2, whole genome shotgun sequence:
- the LOC136445967 gene encoding myosin, essential light chain isoform X2, translating to MAEIEQSMIDEMKDGFPLFDNKGDGKIDGAQLGDVLRSFGLNPSNAEVEKIAKANEGKRLSFDDYLAIHKTVLGQGEVGSYEDFFEGLKLFDKEGTGLISGAELRHVLATLGEKLTEAQVDELMAGGGGQEDAEGNVNYDTFAKYLMTG from the exons ATG GCGGAAATCGAGCAATCTATGATTGATG AGATGAAGGATGGATTCCCCCTGTTTGACAACAAGGGTGACGGCAAGATCGACGGCGCACAGCTGGGCGATGTCTTGAGGTCTTTCGGCCTGAACCCCAGCAACGCGGAGGTCGAGAAGATCGCGAAGGCGAATG AGGGCAAGAGGCTCAGCTTCGATGACTACCTGGCCATCCACAAGACGGTCCTTGGCCAGGGCGAGGTCGGATCCTACGAGGACTTCTTCGAGGGTCTGAAGCTGTTCGACAAGGAGGGCACAGGCCTGATCAGTGGTGCTGAGCTGCGTCACGTGTTGGCCACACTAG GTGAGAAGCTGACTGAGGCCCAGGTTGATGAGTTGATGGCTGGCGGTGGCGGACAGGAGGACGCAGAGGGCAATGTCAACTACGACA CCTTTGCAAAGTACCTCATGACCGGCTAA
- the LOC136445967 gene encoding myosin, essential light chain isoform X4, with translation MAEIEQSMIDEMKDGFPLFDNKGDGKIDGAQLGDVLRSFGLNPSNAEVEKIAKANEGKRLSFDDYLAIHKTVLGQGEVGSYEDFFEGLKLFDKEGTGLISGAELRHVLATLGEKLTEAQVDELMAGGGGQEDAEGNVNYDTFSKFALEG, from the exons ATG GCGGAAATCGAGCAATCTATGATTGATG AGATGAAGGATGGATTCCCCCTGTTTGACAACAAGGGTGACGGCAAGATCGACGGCGCACAGCTGGGCGATGTCTTGAGGTCTTTCGGCCTGAACCCCAGCAACGCGGAGGTCGAGAAGATCGCGAAGGCGAATG AGGGCAAGAGGCTCAGCTTCGATGACTACCTGGCCATCCACAAGACGGTCCTTGGCCAGGGCGAGGTCGGATCCTACGAGGACTTCTTCGAGGGTCTGAAGCTGTTCGACAAGGAGGGCACAGGCCTGATCAGTGGTGCTGAGCTGCGTCACGTGTTGGCCACACTAG GTGAGAAGCTGACTGAGGCCCAGGTTGATGAGTTGATGGCTGGCGGTGGCGGACAGGAGGACGCAGAGGGCAATGTCAACTACGACA CTTTCTCTAAATTTGCCTTGGAGGGCTAG
- the LOC136445738 gene encoding olfactory receptor 10G9-like, whose amino-acid sequence MDDQKDDSQYSDEADITISLGPAAPGLQAAYLVISFIVVLAANSLLILLVCRKDYLRQPRYYLRCHLAVNDMLFTLVQIPRYTHGILQSTSQLHSFSCTDNRIVSTTAVLSTYGVYLLMAIDMYYFICYPLQYETKVTTTRLAMGIGLVDTFSFICGAVPLILVRQADQNISCLMKTRSSQPAFVFRTIGIVAQVISVLIIIGLYYIVLKEAKRQQERDEHRPVKFYKTKGFKTMAPHAIALTTTIITSAFLAISLAQGNAENEEPSMAVAIVEKAAILVNLTVSSMLNPVIYSLRLPEFRRALREMCGRSPTAAVGPAVPSQCRVRVVGVRAVDLASSDVGSSDPSGNNSNDVNKDLPRICT is encoded by the coding sequence ATGGATGACCAGAAGGATGACTCCCAGTACAGTGACGAGGCGGACATCACGATTTCTCTTGGTCCAGCTGCTCCAGGGCTTCAGGCAGCCTACCTCGTCATCAGCTTCATCGTGGTACTAGCCGCGAACTCCCTTCTCATCCTCCTTGTGTGCAGGAAGGACTATCTCCGACAGCCTCGCTACTACTTACGTTGCCACCTAGCCGTCAACGACATGCTCTTCACACTCGTTCAAATTCCGAGATACACCCATGGCATTTTGCAGAGCACCAGTCAGTTACACAGTTTTTCCTGTACGGATAATCGAATAGTTAGCACCACAGCCGTGCTGTCGACATACGGTGTCTATCTCTTAATGGCTATAGACATGTACTATTTCATATGTTATCCATTGCAGTATGAAACCAAAGTCACTACAACGCGTCTAGCCATGGGGATCGGTCTTGTTGACACGTTTTCTTTCATATGTGGTGCAGTTCCATTGATCCTCGTAAGACAAGCAGACCAGAACATCTCATGCCTGATGAAAACAAGATCTTCTCAGCCTGCCTTTGTCTTTAGGACCATAGGCATAGTTGCACAGGTTATATCTGTACTGATTATCATCGGTCTGTACTACATCGTTTTGAAGGAAGCGAAACGGCAGCAGGAAAGGGACGAACATCGACCAGTGAAGTTCTACAAGACCAAAGGATTCAAAACCATGGCTCCCCATGCTATAGCTCTAACCACTACAATAATTACTTCCGCGTTTCTGGCTATTTCCTTGGCACAAGGTAACGCCGAGAACGAAGAGCCGTCAATGGCAGTGGCGATCGTGGAAAAGGCCGCCATTCTTGTGAACCTGACTGTGTCATCCATGTTGAATCCCGTCATCTACAGCCTCCGGCTGCCGGAGTTCCGCCGCGCGCTGAGAGAGATGTGTGGGCGGTCTCCTACGGCAGCGGTAGGCCCAGCAGTACCGAGTCAGTGCCGGGTACGAGTGGTTGGCGTGAGAGCTGTCGACTTGGCTTCAAGCGATGTAGGTAGCAGTGATCCATCCGGTAACAACAGCAACGACGTGAACAAGGACCTTCCTAGGATCTGCACGTAA
- the LOC136445967 gene encoding myosin, essential light chain isoform X3, protein MAEIEQSMIDEMKDGFPLFDNKGDGKIDGAQLGDVLRSFGLNPSNAEVEKIAKANEGKRLSFDDYLAIHKTVLGQGEVGSYEDFFEGLKLFDKEGTGLISGAELRHVLATLGEKLTEAQVDELMAGGGGQEDAEGNVNYDKFVKYILTG, encoded by the exons ATG GCGGAAATCGAGCAATCTATGATTGATG AGATGAAGGATGGATTCCCCCTGTTTGACAACAAGGGTGACGGCAAGATCGACGGCGCACAGCTGGGCGATGTCTTGAGGTCTTTCGGCCTGAACCCCAGCAACGCGGAGGTCGAGAAGATCGCGAAGGCGAATG AGGGCAAGAGGCTCAGCTTCGATGACTACCTGGCCATCCACAAGACGGTCCTTGGCCAGGGCGAGGTCGGATCCTACGAGGACTTCTTCGAGGGTCTGAAGCTGTTCGACAAGGAGGGCACAGGCCTGATCAGTGGTGCTGAGCTGCGTCACGTGTTGGCCACACTAG GTGAGAAGCTGACTGAGGCCCAGGTTGATGAGTTGATGGCTGGCGGTGGCGGACAGGAGGACGCAGAGGGCAATGTCAACTACGACA AGTTCGTCAAGTACATCCTGACTGGTTAA
- the LOC136445967 gene encoding myosin, essential light chain isoform X1, with product MAEIEQSMIDEMKDGFPLFDNKGDGKIDGAQLGDVLRSFGLNPSNAEVEKIAKANEGKRLSFDDYLAIHKTVLGQGEVGSYEDFFEGLKLFDKEGTGLISGAELRHVLATLGEKLTEAQVDELMAGGGGQEDAEGNVNYDKFISFALTEAI from the exons ATG GCGGAAATCGAGCAATCTATGATTGATG AGATGAAGGATGGATTCCCCCTGTTTGACAACAAGGGTGACGGCAAGATCGACGGCGCACAGCTGGGCGATGTCTTGAGGTCTTTCGGCCTGAACCCCAGCAACGCGGAGGTCGAGAAGATCGCGAAGGCGAATG AGGGCAAGAGGCTCAGCTTCGATGACTACCTGGCCATCCACAAGACGGTCCTTGGCCAGGGCGAGGTCGGATCCTACGAGGACTTCTTCGAGGGTCTGAAGCTGTTCGACAAGGAGGGCACAGGCCTGATCAGTGGTGCTGAGCTGCGTCACGTGTTGGCCACACTAG GTGAGAAGCTGACTGAGGCCCAGGTTGATGAGTTGATGGCTGGCGGTGGCGGACAGGAGGACGCAGAGGGCAATGTCAACTACGACA AATTCATCAGTTTCGCTCTCACAGAGGCTATTTA A